One region of Deinococcus budaensis genomic DNA includes:
- a CDS encoding divergent PAP2 family protein, with protein MTPPLEDLFGNRWLWTAVLASTGAQVLKVLLILLLEGRWRPAAFMETGGMPSSHSAMVAALTTGVALTQGLGSPLFAASAVFALIVMYDATGVRHSSGIQARLLNELVEELRAVVREGFAPLPLRVLLGHTYLEVLAGVLIGVAAGLLAFLVL; from the coding sequence GTGACTCCCCCGCTCGAAGATCTGTTTGGCAACCGCTGGCTGTGGACCGCCGTCCTCGCGTCGACCGGGGCGCAGGTGCTCAAGGTCCTGTTGATCCTGCTGCTCGAAGGCCGCTGGCGCCCCGCCGCCTTTATGGAAACGGGCGGCATGCCCAGCAGCCACTCCGCGATGGTGGCGGCCCTCACCACCGGGGTGGCCCTGACCCAGGGCCTGGGCAGCCCGCTGTTTGCCGCCAGCGCCGTGTTCGCGTTGATCGTGATGTACGACGCGACCGGCGTTCGGCACTCCAGCGGCATCCAGGCCCGGCTGCTCAACGAACTGGTCGAGGAACTGCGCGCCGTGGTCCGCGAGGGCTTCGCGCCGCTGCCCCTGCGGGTGCTGCTGGGCCACACCTACCTGGAGGTGCTGGCGGGCGTGTTGATCGGCGTCGCGGCGGGCCTGCTGGCCTTTCTGGTGTTGTGA
- a CDS encoding adenylate kinase, translated as MQRILVIGTTGSGKTTLARALAARLGLPCGEQDAWYHLPGWQEAPLEEFRAQVAAFTAGGAWVMDGNYTKARDLGWARADTLVWLDYPAPVVFGRLLRRTLRRNVTREELWNGNRERLRQTLSRDSILVWFFRTHWKRRRDTPRQIAAFPHLRVVRLRTPREAARWLSALAPDPDPSPEAAGARPPRPA; from the coding sequence ATGCAGCGCATCCTCGTGATCGGAACGACCGGCAGTGGCAAGACGACCCTGGCCCGCGCCCTGGCCGCCCGGCTGGGCCTGCCCTGCGGCGAGCAGGACGCCTGGTACCACCTGCCCGGCTGGCAGGAGGCGCCCCTGGAGGAGTTTCGTGCGCAGGTGGCCGCCTTCACCGCCGGGGGCGCCTGGGTGATGGACGGCAACTACACCAAGGCCCGCGACCTGGGCTGGGCGCGGGCCGACACGCTGGTGTGGCTGGACTACCCCGCCCCAGTGGTGTTCGGGCGGCTCCTGAGGCGCACCCTGCGGCGCAACGTGACGCGGGAGGAGCTGTGGAACGGCAACCGCGAGCGCCTGCGCCAGACCCTCAGCCGCGACAGCATCCTGGTCTGGTTTTTCCGCACCCATTGGAAACGCCGCCGCGACACGCCCCGCCAGATCGCCGCATTCCCCCACCTGCGGGTCGTGCGCCTGCGGACCCCGCGCGAGGCCGCCCGCTGGCTCTCGGCCCTCGCCCCGGACCCTGACCCTAGCCCTGAAGCAGCAGGCGCCCGCCCGCCGCGTCCAGCGTGA
- a CDS encoding Asp23/Gls24 family envelope stress response protein: MDVEISKSVLTDIAATTLEGIEGIEVAAAPLKVNEVLRQQGSARRSRALRITREGQHVTVDVGLNVEYGRNLVGLAGQAQRAVCENVELMTGLKVRAVNVSVLGVTLPKGNA, encoded by the coding sequence ATGGACGTAGAGATCAGCAAGAGTGTCCTGACGGACATCGCCGCCACGACGCTGGAGGGCATCGAGGGCATCGAGGTGGCCGCCGCGCCGCTGAAAGTGAACGAGGTGCTGCGCCAGCAGGGCAGTGCCCGGCGCTCCCGCGCGCTGCGGATCACCCGCGAGGGGCAGCACGTGACGGTGGACGTGGGGCTGAACGTCGAGTACGGCCGCAACCTGGTCGGGCTGGCCGGGCAGGCGCAGCGGGCCGTGTGCGAGAACGTGGAACTGATGACCGGCCTGAAGGTCCGGGCCGTCAATGTCAGCGTGCTGGGCGTGACGCTGCCCAAGGGGAACGCTTGA
- a CDS encoding BMP family lipoprotein, translating into MKKVLTIALAAAATTFGLAAAQGALRVGMAYDAGGKFDKSFNQSAYEGGLRAQKSLGVQLKDFEPSDPSQVIQGIRSFTNEGFDLTIGVGFANNASITQVAKENPDLYFGLVDDVSTAKNVASMVFAEQEGSYLVGYLAALNSSTGVLGFVGGMDIPLIHKFEAGYTAGAKAANPRARVIAQYVGTTPDAWNNPGKAKEIAASMRSRGADIIFAAAGGSGNGVIDYIKQTQCLKAANLPSGVRFASNNFSKVRKSASYTRTCAGNTRPMFFIGVDSNQNRLGDFDSNPATLNHGLTSMLKRVDNAVYSLIRETKAGNFKGGERRFGLKENGVGYAVDQYNRALIPSSQVARVEAVKAQIISGKIKVPSK; encoded by the coding sequence ATGAAGAAGGTTTTGACCATCGCCCTGGCCGCTGCGGCCACCACTTTCGGCCTCGCCGCCGCCCAGGGCGCCCTGCGCGTGGGCATGGCCTACGACGCGGGCGGCAAGTTCGACAAGAGCTTCAACCAGTCGGCCTACGAGGGCGGCCTGCGCGCCCAGAAGTCGCTCGGCGTGCAGCTCAAGGACTTCGAGCCGTCGGACCCCAGCCAGGTGATCCAGGGCATCCGGTCCTTTACCAACGAGGGCTTTGACCTGACCATCGGCGTGGGCTTTGCCAACAACGCCTCCATCACCCAGGTCGCCAAGGAAAACCCCGACCTGTACTTCGGTCTGGTCGACGACGTGTCCACCGCCAAGAACGTCGCCTCGATGGTCTTTGCCGAGCAGGAGGGCAGCTACCTGGTGGGCTACCTGGCCGCCCTGAACTCCTCGACGGGCGTGCTGGGCTTCGTGGGCGGCATGGACATCCCCCTGATCCACAAGTTCGAGGCCGGGTACACGGCGGGCGCCAAGGCCGCCAACCCCCGGGCGCGCGTGATCGCGCAGTACGTGGGCACCACGCCGGACGCCTGGAACAACCCCGGCAAGGCCAAGGAGATCGCCGCCTCGATGCGCTCGCGCGGCGCCGACATCATCTTCGCGGCGGCGGGCGGCAGCGGCAACGGCGTGATCGACTACATCAAGCAGACCCAGTGCCTCAAGGCGGCCAACCTGCCCAGCGGCGTGCGGTTTGCCAGCAACAACTTCTCCAAGGTCCGCAAGAGCGCCTCGTACACCCGGACCTGCGCGGGCAACACCCGCCCGATGTTCTTTATCGGCGTGGACAGCAACCAAAACCGCCTGGGCGACTTCGACAGCAACCCCGCGACCCTCAACCACGGCCTGACCTCCATGCTCAAGCGGGTGGACAACGCCGTCTATTCCCTGATCCGCGAGACCAAGGCGGGCAACTTCAAGGGTGGCGAGCGCCGCTTCGGCCTCAAGGAAAACGGCGTCGGCTACGCGGTCGACCAGTACAACCGCGCCCTGATTCCCAGCAGCCAGGTCGCCCGCGTCGAGGCCGTCAAGGCCCAGATCATCAGCGGCAAGATCAAGGTGCCCAGCAAGTAA
- the nusB gene encoding transcription antitermination factor NusB — translation MTRRREKAQQPVGTRRAAREFAFRALFEAQGADLPLSTVFTRAEGAMRGGDDTFPQLNPEALAFARQLVEGLDAHRADVDATLRRTIRGWDFGQMAQTDLNVLRLATFEMTYTPEPHPPVIESAVRIARKFGGEDSGRFVNGVLGGLSRTLNTAPRPPSAANGPDRDEPEPEA, via the coding sequence TTGACCCGCCGCCGCGAAAAGGCCCAGCAGCCGGTGGGCACCCGCCGCGCCGCCCGCGAGTTCGCCTTCCGGGCGCTGTTCGAGGCCCAGGGCGCCGACCTGCCGCTGAGCACCGTGTTCACCCGCGCCGAGGGCGCGATGCGGGGGGGCGACGACACCTTTCCGCAGCTCAACCCGGAAGCGCTGGCCTTTGCCCGCCAGCTGGTGGAGGGCCTGGACGCCCACCGCGCCGACGTGGACGCCACCCTGCGCCGGACCATTCGCGGCTGGGACTTCGGGCAGATGGCCCAGACCGACCTCAACGTGCTGCGGCTCGCCACCTTTGAAATGACGTACACGCCCGAACCCCACCCCCCGGTGATCGAGAGCGCCGTCCGCATCGCCCGCAAGTTCGGCGGCGAGGACTCGGGCCGCTTCGTGAACGGGGTGCTGGGCGGGCTGAGCCGCACGCTGAACACGGCCCCCCGCCCGCCGAGCGCCGCGAACGGTCCCGACCGGGACGAGCCGGAGCCGGAGGCGTGA
- a CDS encoding BMP family lipoprotein, whose product MKRISSWPLAFTPVLLLGTAHAAAFTVGIGFDLGGRQDQGFNQSVYQGVQRAVADTGGEVRVFEPRQLGEVGAGIPGLVRSGSRVVIGVGFANNAAITAAAAGAPDTRFIVVDDLPKGPNTVGLRFREHEGSFLAGYLAGKQSATGRVGFIGGTDLPVIRRFQAGFEAGVAFGCPECRVTGLYVDSTSQGFSNPAAARQLAATLLRSGTDIIYTAAGASGQGVIDQIRAQPCLKAAALPRGLKFRADPYAGVPRSAAEQKACAGESRPTFFIGVDTNQNRLGDFDGNPQTLNHGLTSMLKRVDNAVYTVVKDVAEGRPWRSGDRSFGLSNGGVGLAVDRYNQALIPPVLQANLDKIQALIVGGTLQVPSR is encoded by the coding sequence ATGAAGCGCATTTCAAGCTGGCCGCTGGCGTTCACTCCGGTCTTGCTGCTGGGCACGGCCCACGCCGCCGCCTTCACGGTGGGCATCGGGTTCGACCTGGGGGGCCGTCAGGACCAGGGGTTCAACCAGTCGGTGTACCAGGGCGTGCAGCGTGCGGTGGCCGACACGGGCGGCGAGGTGCGGGTGTTCGAGCCGCGCCAGCTCGGCGAGGTCGGCGCGGGCATTCCGGGGCTGGTGCGTTCCGGGTCGCGGGTGGTGATCGGGGTGGGTTTTGCGAACAACGCGGCGATCACCGCCGCCGCCGCCGGGGCACCCGACACCCGCTTTATCGTGGTGGACGACCTGCCCAAGGGGCCGAACACGGTCGGCCTGCGCTTTCGCGAGCACGAAGGCAGCTTTCTGGCCGGGTATCTGGCGGGCAAGCAGAGCGCCACCGGGCGGGTCGGGTTTATCGGGGGCACCGATCTCCCGGTGATCCGGCGTTTTCAGGCGGGCTTCGAGGCCGGGGTGGCGTTCGGCTGCCCCGAGTGCCGGGTCACGGGCCTGTATGTGGACTCGACCAGCCAGGGGTTCAGCAACCCGGCGGCGGCCCGGCAACTCGCCGCCACTTTGCTGAGGAGCGGCACCGACATCATCTATACGGCGGCGGGGGCCAGCGGCCAGGGCGTGATCGACCAGATTCGTGCCCAGCCCTGCCTCAAGGCCGCCGCCCTGCCCAGGGGCCTCAAGTTCCGCGCCGACCCCTACGCGGGGGTGCCGCGCAGCGCCGCCGAGCAAAAAGCCTGCGCGGGCGAGAGCCGCCCCACCTTCTTTATCGGGGTGGACACCAACCAAAACCGCCTGGGCGACTTCGACGGCAACCCGCAGACCCTCAACCACGGCCTGACCTCCATGCTCAAGCGGGTGGACAACGCCGTGTACACGGTCGTCAAGGATGTGGCCGAGGGCCGCCCCTGGCGCAGCGGCGACCGCTCCTTCGGCCTGAGCAACGGCGGGGTCGGGCTGGCGGTGGACCGCTACAACCAGGCCCTGATTCCCCCCGTCCTCCAGGCCAACCTCGACAAGATTCAGGCCCTGATCGTAGGCGGCACGTTGCAAGTGCCCTCGCGCTGA
- a CDS encoding alpha-amylase family glycosyl hydrolase — protein sequence MTGRDRAGEQAWHDHTPGYTERLGAAQGEAVRVRVRVTLPVTGVQLKFVRVGEVETAQAREVELPGSAGRWFEAELPVHASRVRYAWTLLFEGDHLSLTALGLHHTRRGFRDWFQYLAGHVSPEWAWRSVFYQVFPDRFRNGDPGNDVRDGEYEYQGRPVERAGWGTPVTKAGDIHAHYGGDLNGVTQALPYLTDLGVNGLWLTPIFVSPSNHRYDITDYRRVDPHLGGEAAWDELVGAADAAGVRIVLDGVFNHVGNEHALFQAALASEAAPERALFTWRDEPNKPPYHAFFDLPTLPKIDYRAPEAVQEFLNGEESVVRFWLRRGASGWRLDVAHMLGAGGTDEDNLPLHRALKAAAREERADAYVFGERFFDPEHALDGQGEDGAMNYHGFGLPVMQWLSGESHYGVPSRLGGTELADLLHDAHHALAPQVALSMFNLLESHDIARALFRLDEDRTRFLAAFTLLMGYPGVPCTYYGSEIGLSQHTPGMMPWCRESMPWDEAQWDLGLREQVRARIGVRRETRVLQEGSLRFLPAGEDALALLREYTGADGRAERALVLASRLSGAHPVTLSLPAGEWRDPLGGETVPGGEVTLDAAGGRLLLQG from the coding sequence ATGACGGGACGAGACAGGGCGGGAGAGCAGGCCTGGCACGACCACACGCCGGGGTACACGGAGCGGCTGGGCGCGGCGCAGGGCGAGGCAGTGCGGGTCCGGGTGCGGGTCACCCTGCCGGTCACGGGCGTGCAGCTCAAGTTCGTGCGGGTGGGCGAGGTCGAGACCGCCCAGGCGCGCGAGGTGGAGCTTCCCGGCTCCGCCGGGCGCTGGTTCGAGGCCGAGCTGCCGGTTCACGCCTCCAGGGTGCGCTACGCCTGGACCCTGCTTTTCGAGGGCGACCACCTCAGCCTGACGGCGCTGGGGCTGCACCACACCCGCCGGGGCTTTCGCGACTGGTTTCAGTACCTCGCCGGGCACGTGTCCCCCGAGTGGGCCTGGCGCAGCGTCTTCTACCAGGTCTTTCCCGACCGCTTTCGCAACGGCGACCCCGGCAACGACGTCAGGGACGGCGAGTACGAGTACCAGGGCCGCCCGGTCGAGCGCGCCGGGTGGGGCACGCCGGTCACCAAGGCAGGCGACATCCACGCCCACTACGGCGGCGACCTCAACGGGGTCACGCAGGCGCTGCCCTACCTGACCGACCTGGGCGTGAACGGGCTGTGGCTCACGCCGATCTTCGTCAGCCCGTCGAACCACCGCTACGACATCACCGACTACCGCCGGGTCGATCCTCACCTGGGGGGCGAGGCGGCCTGGGACGAACTGGTGGGCGCAGCGGACGCGGCGGGCGTGCGGATCGTGCTGGACGGGGTCTTTAACCACGTCGGCAACGAGCACGCGCTGTTTCAGGCGGCGCTGGCGAGCGAGGCGGCGCCCGAGCGTGCGCTCTTCACCTGGCGCGACGAGCCGAACAAACCGCCCTACCACGCTTTTTTCGACCTGCCGACCCTGCCCAAGATCGACTACCGGGCGCCGGAAGCGGTGCAGGAATTCCTGAACGGGGAAGAAAGCGTGGTCCGCTTCTGGCTGCGCCGGGGCGCCTCGGGCTGGCGGCTGGACGTGGCGCACATGCTGGGCGCGGGCGGCACCGACGAGGACAACCTTCCGCTGCACCGGGCGCTGAAGGCGGCAGCGAGGGAAGAGAGAGCAGACGCCTACGTGTTCGGCGAACGCTTCTTCGACCCCGAGCACGCCCTCGACGGCCAGGGCGAGGACGGCGCGATGAACTACCACGGCTTCGGCCTGCCGGTGATGCAGTGGCTGAGCGGCGAGAGTCACTACGGGGTGCCCAGCCGTCTGGGCGGCACGGAACTCGCGGATCTGCTGCACGACGCCCACCACGCGCTGGCCCCGCAGGTGGCGCTGAGCATGTTCAACCTGCTCGAATCGCACGACATCGCGCGGGCGCTGTTCCGATTGGACGAGGACCGCACCCGCTTTCTGGCGGCCTTTACCCTCCTGATGGGCTATCCCGGCGTGCCCTGCACCTACTACGGCTCGGAAATCGGCCTCAGCCAGCACACGCCCGGCATGATGCCGTGGTGCCGCGAGAGCATGCCCTGGGACGAGGCGCAGTGGGACCTGGGGCTGCGCGAGCAGGTGCGCGCCCGGATCGGGGTGCGCCGGGAGACCCGCGTGCTGCAAGAAGGCAGCCTGCGTTTCCTGCCTGCCGGAGAGGACGCCCTGGCCCTGCTGCGCGAGTACACGGGCGCGGACGGGCGGGCCGAGCGGGCGCTGGTGCTGGCGAGCCGCCTTTCCGGGGCGCACCCGGTCACCCTGAGCCTTCCGGCGGGCGAGTGGCGGGACCCGCTGGGCGGCGAGACGGTGCCGGGCGGCGAGGTCACGCTGGACGCGGCGGGCGGGCGCCTGCTGCTTCAGGGCTAG
- the ligA gene encoding NAD-dependent DNA ligase LigA, translating into MDQSAAGAPALDPSRPDPQGPPEDQPTEAQYRALRAEVERHARAYHELDAPEIPDDVYDRLVRELRAIEEVHPEWVGEEPSPTEQVGGAPGAAFLPVEHPTPMTSLDNVFDDAELVEWQEKLARALNLPPDFGGFTYTGELKIDGLSVNLYYLDGTLQWAATRGNGRVGELVTEQVLTVPGIPRELPGLTGELEVRGEVYMSRAEFAAFNARAEELGTPLLKNPRNGAAGALRQKDPEVTRTRNLRAIFYALGKRSGVPARTQGEVLAWLAAQGFPTSRHTETLTGLEQAADYHRRMTEQRSGFEFDADGTVLKLDPLALQDEAGFTSRAPRWAIAYKFPVEEVETTLESISINVGRTGKLAPLAHLSPRLIEGSTVSKATLHNEDYIAGLDLRVGDTVVVRKSGGVIPQIMRVVVEKRPPEAVPFVFPTHCPECAHEAVRAEGDANTYCPNPACPAQRFERLRYFVSRGAMDVRGLGEKLIEQLLATELVKDAADLYTLDAAQLAALERSGDKKAANVLAQLEASKTRPLWRLINALGIPHVGERGAQALARAFGTLDALLAATPEAVEAVPGMGETIAQSVTAALSDPSMRDLLRRLREHGVSPQEEAAPRGQALAGLNFVLTGTLTRPRDEIKAQLEAGGGRVTGSVTKKTSYVVAGEDAGSKLDRARELEIPVLDEAGLGALLEERGV; encoded by the coding sequence ATGGATCAGTCCGCCGCTGGCGCCCCGGCCCTCGACCCTTCCCGCCCGGACCCCCAGGGGCCACCGGAGGACCAGCCCACCGAGGCGCAGTACCGCGCCCTGCGCGCCGAGGTCGAGCGCCACGCCCGCGCCTACCACGAACTCGACGCGCCCGAGATTCCCGACGACGTGTACGACCGGCTGGTGCGCGAGCTGCGGGCCATCGAGGAGGTGCACCCCGAGTGGGTCGGCGAGGAACCGTCGCCCACCGAGCAGGTCGGCGGGGCGCCGGGCGCGGCCTTCTTGCCCGTCGAGCACCCGACCCCCATGACCAGCCTCGACAACGTGTTCGACGACGCCGAGCTGGTCGAGTGGCAGGAGAAGTTGGCCCGCGCCCTGAACCTGCCGCCCGACTTCGGCGGCTTCACCTACACGGGCGAGCTGAAGATCGACGGCCTGAGCGTGAACCTCTACTACCTGGACGGCACCTTGCAGTGGGCCGCCACGCGCGGCAACGGGCGGGTGGGCGAACTCGTGACCGAGCAGGTGCTCACCGTGCCCGGGATTCCGCGCGAGCTGCCCGGCCTCACGGGTGAACTGGAGGTGCGCGGCGAGGTGTACATGAGCCGCGCGGAATTCGCCGCCTTCAACGCCCGCGCCGAGGAACTGGGCACGCCGCTGCTGAAAAACCCCCGCAACGGGGCCGCCGGGGCGCTGCGCCAGAAGGACCCCGAGGTGACCCGCACCCGCAACCTGCGGGCGATCTTTTACGCTCTGGGCAAGCGCAGCGGCGTGCCCGCGCGCACCCAGGGCGAGGTGCTCGCGTGGCTGGCCGCGCAGGGCTTTCCGACCAGCCGCCACACCGAGACCCTGACCGGGCTGGAGCAGGCCGCCGACTACCACCGCCGCATGACTGAGCAGCGTTCGGGCTTCGAGTTCGACGCCGACGGCACCGTGCTCAAGCTCGACCCGCTGGCCTTGCAGGACGAGGCAGGCTTCACCAGCCGCGCGCCCCGCTGGGCCATCGCCTACAAATTCCCGGTCGAGGAGGTGGAGACCACGCTGGAGAGCATTTCCATCAACGTGGGCCGCACCGGCAAGCTCGCGCCGCTCGCGCACCTCTCGCCCCGCCTGATCGAGGGCAGCACCGTTTCCAAGGCGACCCTCCACAACGAGGACTACATCGCGGGGCTGGACCTGCGGGTCGGGGACACGGTGGTCGTCCGCAAGTCGGGCGGCGTGATTCCGCAGATCATGCGCGTGGTCGTGGAGAAACGCCCCCCCGAGGCCGTGCCCTTCGTCTTCCCGACCCACTGCCCCGAATGTGCTCATGAGGCGGTGCGCGCCGAGGGCGACGCGAACACTTATTGCCCCAACCCCGCCTGCCCCGCCCAGCGGTTCGAGCGCCTGCGCTACTTCGTCTCGCGGGGGGCGATGGACGTGCGCGGCCTCGGGGAAAAACTGATCGAGCAGCTGCTGGCGACGGAACTGGTCAAGGACGCCGCCGACCTCTACACGCTGGACGCCGCGCAGCTGGCGGCGCTGGAACGCAGCGGCGACAAGAAGGCGGCGAACGTGCTCGCGCAGCTGGAGGCCAGCAAGACCCGGCCCCTCTGGCGCCTGATCAACGCGCTGGGCATTCCGCATGTGGGCGAGCGCGGCGCCCAGGCCCTCGCCCGCGCCTTCGGCACGCTGGACGCGCTGCTGGCGGCCACGCCGGAGGCGGTCGAGGCGGTGCCCGGCATGGGGGAGACCATCGCGCAGAGCGTGACGGCCGCCCTCTCCGACCCCAGCATGAGGGACCTGCTGCGCCGCCTGCGCGAACACGGCGTGAGTCCACAGGAGGAAGCGGCCCCGCGCGGCCAGGCCCTCGCCGGACTGAACTTCGTTCTCACCGGCACCCTGACCCGCCCCCGCGACGAGATCAAGGCGCAGCTCGAGGCGGGGGGCGGGCGCGTGACCGGCAGCGTCACCAAGAAGACCAGCTACGTCGTGGCGGGCGAGGACGCGGGCAGCAAGCTCGACCGCGCCCGCGAGCTGGAGATTCCGGTGCTGGACGAGGCGGGGCTGGGCGCGCTGCTGGAGGAGCGGGGGGTTTAG
- a CDS encoding extracellular solute-binding protein, which yields MKRFALLSLLALAPAAAAQSSTLSGTVTIWSWDVAAKALQSTVPGFNRKYPNVKVEVVDLGNQNVYDRGLAGCAAGGADLPDIYSIENNEAEVFWARFPNCFTDLNTLGADRLVRNFPAFKWTELTAGGKRFAMPWDSGPVVMFYRRDLYQQAGVNPASIRTWDDFIAAGRRVNTQFGGRVKMATIANGQDDEWFRMLANQNGCFYFDNAGQQVTVARPGCVTALNTIKRLYDANVVATGDWGGQITNVKAGRTASAMFGAWYEGTIRTNAPDQRGKWGVYLMPASRAGGPRASNLGGSALAIPASSRNKAAAYAFLEHALATAGGQATMLRSQGLVPSLLAATRDPYVAQPQPYWGNQRIWQTILGTLGDVPQARGTQYFQDARQIMIVTQADFLKGRYRTAQEALQDAARKISSATGLPVAR from the coding sequence ATGAAGCGTTTCGCCCTGCTGTCCCTGCTCGCGCTCGCCCCCGCCGCCGCCGCCCAGAGCAGCACCCTGTCGGGCACGGTGACCATCTGGTCGTGGGACGTGGCCGCCAAGGCGCTGCAAAGCACCGTCCCCGGCTTCAACCGCAAGTATCCCAACGTGAAGGTGGAGGTCGTGGACCTCGGCAACCAGAACGTGTACGACCGCGGGCTGGCGGGGTGTGCGGCGGGGGGCGCGGACCTGCCCGACATCTACTCCATCGAGAACAACGAGGCCGAGGTGTTCTGGGCGCGCTTCCCGAACTGCTTTACCGATCTCAACACCCTGGGGGCGGACCGGCTGGTGCGGAACTTTCCAGCCTTCAAGTGGACCGAGCTGACGGCGGGCGGCAAGCGGTTCGCGATGCCCTGGGACTCCGGCCCGGTCGTGATGTTCTACCGCCGCGACCTGTACCAGCAGGCGGGCGTCAACCCGGCCAGCATCCGCACCTGGGACGACTTCATCGCGGCGGGGCGCCGGGTGAACACCCAGTTCGGCGGGCGGGTCAAGATGGCGACCATCGCCAACGGGCAAGACGACGAGTGGTTCCGGATGCTCGCCAACCAGAACGGCTGCTTTTACTTCGACAACGCGGGGCAACAGGTCACCGTCGCGCGGCCCGGCTGCGTGACGGCGCTGAACACCATCAAGCGGCTCTACGACGCCAACGTGGTGGCGACCGGCGACTGGGGCGGGCAGATCACCAACGTGAAGGCGGGGCGCACCGCCAGCGCGATGTTCGGCGCGTGGTACGAGGGCACCATCCGCACCAACGCGCCCGACCAGCGCGGCAAGTGGGGCGTGTACCTGATGCCTGCCAGCCGCGCGGGCGGGCCGCGCGCGAGCAACCTGGGCGGCAGCGCCCTGGCGATTCCCGCGAGCAGCCGCAACAAGGCCGCCGCCTACGCTTTCCTGGAGCACGCGCTGGCGACGGCGGGCGGCCAGGCCACCATGCTGCGCTCGCAGGGGCTGGTGCCCAGCCTGCTGGCCGCCACCCGTGACCCCTACGTGGCGCAGCCGCAGCCGTACTGGGGCAACCAGCGCATCTGGCAAACCATCCTGGGCACCCTGGGCGACGTGCCGCAGGCGCGCGGCACCCAGTACTTTCAGGATGCCCGCCAGATCATGATCGTGACCCAGGCGGATTTCCTCAAGGGCCGCTACCGCACCGCGCAAGAAGCCTTGCAGGACGCGGCGCGCAAGATCAGCAGCGCCACCGGGTTGCCGGTCGCCCGGTAA
- a CDS encoding NADH-quinone oxidoreductase subunit 15, giving the protein MAHAQGGRLYAQWVELLSWLEAAAGERGLGFQKVADFPDYIYRMERPYDLPTTVMSVALTSGGQPLLVAAVSPRHVDLGGVSLRLMGGSKHWHLHAGEAGLLEGKRPFTRERLGALLDGAVRGVA; this is encoded by the coding sequence ATGGCACATGCACAGGGCGGGCGGCTATACGCGCAGTGGGTCGAACTCCTCTCGTGGCTGGAGGCGGCGGCCGGGGAGCGGGGCCTGGGCTTCCAGAAGGTCGCGGACTTTCCGGATTACATCTACCGCATGGAGCGGCCCTACGACCTGCCCACCACGGTGATGAGCGTGGCGCTGACCTCGGGCGGGCAGCCCCTGCTGGTCGCGGCGGTCAGCCCCCGCCACGTGGACCTGGGGGGCGTGTCGCTGCGGCTGATGGGCGGCAGCAAGCACTGGCACCTGCACGCGGGCGAGGCCGGACTGCTGGAGGGCAAGCGGCCCTTTACCCGTGAGCGGCTGGGGGCGCTGCTCGACGGGGCGGTGCGGGGCGTGGCCTGA
- a CDS encoding tetrahydrofolate dehydrogenase/cyclohydrolase catalytic domain-containing protein, protein MTPARVLAGPPAADALLSDVAARAARLPRPPHLAMVRLGDDPASVSYVRGKDRRAREVGLGSAVYALPETTPQAELLALIARLNADDAVSGILVQLPLPAHVSEQAVLHAIDPRKDVDGFHPLNVGELWAGRPTLIPCTPAGILYLLDLYGLPVAGQRAVVVGRSPIVGRPTAALLLARDATVTLAHSRTRDLGAVTREADLLVVAVGQPHLITPEMVRPGATVIDVGINRVPGGPGGKAHLTGDVHPDVAGVAGAITPVPGGVGPLTIAALLANTVTAAEMQAGRRVPGASAR, encoded by the coding sequence GTGACCCCCGCCCGCGTGCTGGCCGGCCCCCCGGCCGCCGACGCGCTGCTCTCGGATGTGGCGGCCCGCGCCGCCCGGTTGCCCCGCCCCCCCCACCTGGCGATGGTGCGGCTGGGCGACGACCCCGCCAGCGTGAGCTACGTGCGCGGCAAGGACCGCCGGGCGCGCGAGGTGGGCCTGGGCAGCGCCGTGTACGCCCTGCCGGAAACGACCCCGCAGGCCGAGCTGCTGGCCCTGATCGCGCGGCTGAACGCCGACGACGCGGTCAGCGGCATCCTGGTTCAGCTTCCCCTCCCCGCGCACGTCTCCGAGCAGGCGGTGCTGCACGCCATCGACCCCCGCAAGGACGTGGACGGCTTTCATCCCCTCAACGTGGGCGAGCTGTGGGCGGGTCGGCCCACCCTGATCCCCTGCACGCCCGCCGGAATCCTGTACCTGCTGGACCTCTACGGCCTTCCGGTCGCGGGGCAGCGGGCCGTGGTGGTGGGCCGCAGCCCGATCGTCGGGCGGCCCACGGCGGCGCTGCTGCTCGCGCGCGACGCGACCGTGACCCTCGCGCACTCGCGCACCCGCGACCTGGGCGCCGTGACCCGCGAGGCCGACCTCCTGGTGGTCGCGGTGGGCCAGCCGCACCTGATCACCCCGGAAATGGTGCGCCCCGGCGCCACCGTGATCGACGTGGGCATCAACCGGGTGCCCGGCGGCCCGGGGGGCAAGGCGCACCTCACCGGGGATGTCCATCCCGACGTGGCGGGCGTCGCGGGGGCGATCACGCCCGTGCCGGGGGGTGTCGGGCCGCTGACCATCGCGGCGCTGCTCGCCAACACCGTCACGGCCGCCGAGATGCAGGCCGGACGGCGTGTGCCCGGGGCCTCTGCGCGCTAA